The following is a genomic window from Bacilli bacterium PM5-9.
ACTATCAAACCATCCGATTCTTCTTGCTCGACCAGTTGTTGTACCATACTCATGACCTCTTTCACGAATATAATGAGCTATTTCATCATCAATTTCCGAAACAAAAGCACCTGAACCAACTCTTGTTGAATATGCTTTAACAATTCCTAAAGCTTTTTCAATTTTATTTGGTCCAAATCCAGCACCAGTAGCAACACCTGCTGCTGTTGGAGTAGAACTTGTTACAAATGGATATGTACCATGTTCAACATCTAATAATGCTCCTTGTGCTCCTTCAAAAAGGATTTTTTTATCCTTATTATATTGTTCATCTAATAATTTAGAAGTATCACATACATATGGTTTAATATATTCTACATACTCTTGATATTCATCATATACCTTTTTAGCATCAAATAAAGGCATATCATAAGCAGCAAACATAATGTTATGCATTTTAATATTTGTTTCTAACTTTCTTTTAAAAGTTTCATTATCAATAAAATCACAAATTCTAATTCCAATACGATTGTATTTATCAGTATATGTTGGACCAATTCCTTTTGAAGTTGTTCCTACTTTATCATCACCTTTTATTTTTTCTTGTAAAACATCTAAAGCAATATGATATGATAGTGTAACATGAGCACGATCAGATACAAATAAATTATCTGTTTTAATTTGTGAGCTATGTAGTTTTTCTACTTCTTCTTTAAAAGCAATTGGATTTACAACCATTCCATTTCCCATAATATTTATTTTATCTTGGTTAAAAATACCAGATGGAATTAAATGTAAAGCATATTTTTTTCCATCAAAAACAATTGTATGTCCTGCATTGTTTCCACCTTGAAAACGTACAATAACATCTGCACTTGATCCTAAATAATCAGTGATTTTTCCTTTACCTTCATCGCCCCATTGAGTACCTACTACAACAATATTTTTTGTCATTTTATTTATCTCCTTTTATTTTTTTTATAATTGATCGAGCAACCCAAACTCCATTTGCACCTGCTTGAGCTAATCCTCGTGTTAAACCTGCACCATCACCAGCAAAATATAAATTATTTATCTTACCTTCAAAAAACTCATTAACTTGTGGTCTTGATGAATAAAACTTAGCTTCAACTCCATAAAACAATGTATGTTCATTAGCAATTCCTGGTGTTACATGATCTAAAGCATGCATCATTTCTATTAATGATTTCATTGTATTATATGGTAAAACTAATCCTAAATCTCCTGGCACTGCTTCTTTAAGAGTTGGAATAATATACCCTTCTTTTAACCTTTTTTCAGTAGTACGACGTCCCCTTAAAATATCACCATATTTTTGAACGATAATACTACCATTACTTAATTTATTAGCAAGATCACTTACTTGAGTAGCAAACTCATTAGGTTGATTAAATGGATGATCAAAAACATGAGAAACTAATAAAGCAAAGTTAGTGTTTCTTGAACCTAGTTTTGGATCTTTATAAGCATGACCATTTGCAAGCATTGTTCCACTATGGTTTTCAATAACTACATGTCCGCTAGGATTAGAACAAAACGTTCTAACAGTTGTTCCAACTGAAGTATGGAAAATAAATTTACCTTCATATAAGTTTTCATTTATTTCTTCCATTATAATATCGCTAGTTTCTACCCTAACACCAATATCTACTTGATTATTGAACATCTCAACACCATGATTGCTTAAAACTTTACTCATCCATTTTGAACCATCACGACCAGGTGCCATTACAACATAATCTGCTTCAATTTTTGTTCCATCACTTAAAATAACACCATTGATTTTGTTGTCAGATACCATAATATCTTCGACTTTAGTTTTAAATGAATAATCAATTTTATCACTTAAATATTTATTAATATCTTTTAAAATTTCTAGGTTTTGTTCTGTTCCTAAATGTCTTACTTTTGCTCTAAGTAATTTTAGACCAACAGCCCAACCTTTTTTTTCTATTTCTTTTACTTGATTAGTAGTTGGATCAGTAATACTTGTGGTTGCTCCATGTTCTAAGTTAATTGAATCAACATATTCGATTAGCTCTTCAACTTTTTCATTTGGTAAATAATCCATCATCCAGCCACCAAATTCACTAGTAACATTAAACTTACCATCACTATATGCTCCTGCTCCACCAAATCCTGCCGTAATTGAACATGCTGGATTACAACCTACTATGGTTTCATTTCCAACTGTTCTTTCAGGACATTTTTCAATTTTCTTTTGAAGAATAGGACATTGTCGATCATTAATGTTATGTCCTTTATCAATCAACAATACTTTTAAGTCCTTGTTTTCTTTGTGCAACTCATAACAGGTGAATATACCTGCTGGACCTGCACCTATCACAACTACATCATACTTTTTTAGCATCTATAATGCCTCCTCTTCAATAAAAAAAGGTAACAAAAATCACTTTTAGCGCTTGTTACCGTATCGTACGAACAGATATCCTGTGTACTTCCATCTAAATTATACAACACAAATTTAAATGTGTCAACAACAATATTTTCTAATTAATTTATACCCTTTATTCATCTTTTTTCAACAAAAAATACGTATGTTAAGATATTTGTTTTATCTAATTAAAAGGTAATTTATCTAGTATATGAATAATATATATAAATAAAAATAAATCAAAAATTGACCTATTGTCTATTTTTTAAAACAATGATATACTTAAGTTAATAAAAAAATAAGATATTAAAATAATAAGGAGAACATTATGAAAAAAAAGATATTAACTATTCTACTTGCTTTAACATTTAGTTTTTCAATTCTAACAACAACTAATACTACTGACTTAGATGCAACATCAGGAATGCTTAAACAAAATACTGTTATGAAGTGTAAAGGTAAATGGTATGGAAAACATAAAAGTCATTGGCATAAGGCAAAAAAGAATAAGAAAAATAAAAAATGGTATGCTAATGGTAAGAGCTTAGGTTCAAAAAAGCCAAAAGCTTGTAAATAACTTTTTTAAATGTATAATGAAGTTAAGATACAAAATTAAAAAGAATAGAGGTGAGTAAAATGACATTCAAAGATTGGATTCAAGGTTTTGCAAAAATGGATCATCCATTTGCAGAAATCGCAACAGCTATTTATGAAGATGACAATTTTCCAACTGATGATGATTATGAAAAAATAATTGTTTATGTTAAACAACAAGTTGATTTGGAAAATAAAATACAATCAATTAGTGATGCGATTGAGGAATATAAAAAAAATAAATAATTAAAGAAAAATAGGAGTTATGCTTCTATTTTCTTTTGATAAGGATGGTTAAAATGAATTATGAAGGAGCGATTTTTCGTCCACCTAGCGAAGCATATAGCTTATTACTTCAAGTTACAATAGGATGTTCACATAATGAATGTACTTTTTGTTCGATGTATAAAGATAAAAAATTTAGAATTAGAGAACTTTCTAATATCATTGAAGATATTCAATCTTTTCAAAATAAAATGATTGTTGAAAAAGTATTCTTGTGTGATGGTGATGCATTAG
Proteins encoded in this region:
- a CDS encoding adenylosuccinate synthase (product_source=KO:K01939; cath_funfam=3.40.440.10; cog=COG0104; ko=KO:K01939; pfam=PF00709; smart=SM00788; superfamily=52540; tigrfam=TIGR00184), whose product is MTKNIVVVGTQWGDEGKGKITDYLGSSADVIVRFQGGNNAGHTIVFDGKKYALHLIPSGIFNQDKINIMGNGMVVNPIAFKEEVEKLHSSQIKTDNLFVSDRAHVTLSYHIALDVLQEKIKGDDKVGTTSKGIGPTYTDKYNRIGIRICDFIDNETFKRKLETNIKMHNIMFAAYDMPLFDAKKVYDEYQEYVEYIKPYVCDTSKLLDEQYNKDKKILFEGAQGALLDVEHGTYPFVTSSTPTAAGVATGAGFGPNKIEKALGIVKAYSTRVGSGAFVSEIDDEIAHYIRERGHEYGTTTGRARRIGWFDSVVINHTRRVSGLTDLSIMLLDVLSGLDELKICTHYILNGEKIDYIPALITDLEKCEPVFETLPGFKEDITSCTSFDELPMNAKKYLKRIEELTDVKISLVSVGPDRKQTLEVNEMW
- a CDS encoding putative FAD-dependent dehydrogenase (product_source=COG2509; cath_funfam=3.50.50.60; cog=COG2509; ko=KO:K07137; pfam=PF03486; superfamily=51905), which codes for MLKKYDVVVIGAGPAGIFTCYELHKENKDLKVLLIDKGHNINDRQCPILQKKIEKCPERTVGNETIVGCNPACSITAGFGGAGAYSDGKFNVTSEFGGWMMDYLPNEKVEELIEYVDSINLEHGATTSITDPTTNQVKEIEKKGWAVGLKLLRAKVRHLGTEQNLEILKDINKYLSDKIDYSFKTKVEDIMVSDNKINGVILSDGTKIEADYVVMAPGRDGSKWMSKVLSNHGVEMFNNQVDIGVRVETSDIIMEEINENLYEGKFIFHTSVGTTVRTFCSNPSGHVVIENHSGTMLANGHAYKDPKLGSRNTNFALLVSHVFDHPFNQPNEFATQVSDLANKLSNGSIIVQKYGDILRGRRTTEKRLKEGYIIPTLKEAVPGDLGLVLPYNTMKSLIEMMHALDHVTPGIANEHTLFYGVEAKFYSSRPQVNEFFEGKINNLYFAGDGAGLTRGLAQAGANGVWVARSIIKKIKGDK
- a CDS encoding hypothetical protein (product_source=Hypo-rule applied; cleavage_site_network=SignalP-noTM; superfamily=46689) encodes the protein MKKKILTILLALTFSFSILTTTNTTDLDATSGMLKQNTVMKCKGKWYGKHKSHWHKAKKNKKNKKWYANGKSLGSKKPKACK
- a CDS encoding uncharacterized protein YozE (UPF0346 family) (product_source=COG4479; cath_funfam=1.10.150.260; cog=COG4479; pfam=PF06855; superfamily=140652), coding for MTFKDWIQGFAKMDHPFAEIATAIYEDDNFPTDDDYEKIIVYVKQQVDLENKIQSISDAIEEYKKNK